The DNA region AATCGAGATAAGCAGAGCTGTGGATGAGTACCTCAAATGGGGCGGATACTACTCGGTGATATCAAATAGCGATGAAATGTTAAAAAAAGAGTATCTCAAGAATGTGGCTGAAGATATCATACTAAAAGATATAGTTCCAAGATACAATATAAAAAGCTCTCAAATCATAAGAGACCTCTTTTATTATCTTGTCTCAAATGCTGCAACCACACTAAACTACAGCTCATTGGCTAAAAAACTCAGTGTTGATCCAAAAATGATAAAAGAGTACATTGGCTATTTTGAAGATAATTTTTTAATCCATACTATTTCGGCGTATCACGATAAACTGACCTCGCAAATAAAATCTGCTAAAAAACTATATTTGAGTGATAACGGTTTTTTAAATTTAGGAGTAAACAGAACAAAAAATCTAGGTACTGCTTTAGAGAATTTGGTGTTTAACGAACTCTACAAAAAAGATGAAAAAGTTACATACAGGAAAGATAATCAAGAGGTCGATTTTTATGCGCAAAAGAGGTTGTATCAAGTGGCATATGATATAAGTGATGAAAAAACAAAAAAGAGAGAGTTAAATGCTTTTGGAGAGTTTAAAAAAGAGGATGATAGATGTATCTTGATAACTTATGATGCAAATGAAACAATCCTCGGTGTTGAAATATTAAGCATAGATAGATTTTTGCTTGAGGATGATAAAGGTTTAAATATTGAGTGAAACCCTAATAGGTCAAATCGACAAAATCCTTTTTGAAGAGGATGGTTTTTTTATAGCCGTTTTAAAGAGCGGTGAGAAGATAAGCGGTACATATTTTGAGAGTAGCGTTTCGCACTTAAAAGATTCTGCTATCACGCTAAAAGGGTATTGGGATGAGCATAAAAAATACGGTAAAACTTTTAAGTTTGAGCATATAAAAGTAAACCAAAATGAGCTTTTTTTCTTTTTAAACAAAATCATAAAAGGGCTTACAAAAAAACTTACCGCCGAGCTTATAGAGCATTTTGGAAATGAGGGGCTTGTTGAGATTTTGGATAATGACATCGAGCGGCTTTTGGAGTTTAGCGGTATCAAAGAAAAAAAACTCAAAAAGATACAGACTTCTTGGAAAAAATTTCGTTCTATGCGTAAAATCGGAGAGTTTTTGGCACCTTACGATGTAACTCCCGCACTTCTTACGACTATTGCAACGGCTATGAGAGATGTTGAAGAGCCGTGTGAGAAGATAAAAAACAACCCCTACATTTTAACTTCCATAAACTCCATAGGTTTTAAAAGAGCCGATGAACTCTCCCTTAGGATGGGCGTAAAAAAAGATGATGAAAACCGTATAAGTTCGGCTATGGACTATCTGCTTTTAAACTATTGTGAAGGACACGGCAACTCATGCGTGGCAAAAGAGATACTTTTTGGCGAACTTGATACGCTGCTGCTCTTTAGCGACAAAAACTACCTTTATGAGGCGATTTTGGTGGAGAGGGTAAGCGAGGGAAGCATAGTTTTGATGAAAAATAACCGCCTCTCTCCCGCACGGCTTTATGATGCGGAGAAGTTTTTATATGATGAGTTCAAGCGAAGAGCAAAGCAGGATAACGGCGGTTTTGTGAAAGACCTTGACGAATTTTTAAAAGAGAGCCAACTGCAACTCGGCGAGCAGCAAAAAGAGGCGGTGCAAAAGATAAACGACGGCGCATCTCTGCTTTTTTTGGTCGGATATGCGGGAACGGGAAAGAGTACGACATCAAGAACCATTCTCAATCTTTTAAATACAAAGTACGACAAAAAAGAGATTATCACATGCGCTCTCAGCGGCATAGCATCGCAACGCATCGCCGATACGACGGGCTATGAGAGTGCGACTATTCAGTCTTTGCTAGTAAAATTTGAAGATAGAGATGATTTTCCATACTCCGTAGTACTCATAGACGAAGCCTCTATGATAAACTCCTCTCTTTTTGCAAGATTGATAAAAAAAGTGAGTAAAAATGCGATACTTATAGTTGTCGGCGATGACGCACAGCTCCCTCCAATCGGAGCGGGAAATATTCTAAGCGATGTTTTGACGCTCTCTCTTGCACCCATCGTAAAACTCACAAAGATTTACAGGCAAAGTGAAGATAAAGCCATAACTGTTATCGCAAACGATGTGCGAACAGGTATGGTGCCGGAGTATAAAAAAGAGTATGAAGATTT from Sulfurimonas sp. includes:
- a CDS encoding ATP-binding protein, whose amino-acid sequence is MDSILLEDNGHWVNQSIYGDFVSREILDKAIKYLGTKEILALLGARRVGKSTLAKLLIRELLKSVEAKNIFFINLEKPEFIPYKDDASYLGVIFDAYLKLANPNREKKIYFFIDEVQIFQNWEIFVKSKYENLNIKFIITGSNASLLTSNYATVLTGRVLRLEIHSFNFREFLHFKNIDFSTKIQRTANKIEISRAVDEYLKWGGYYSVISNSDEMLKKEYLKNVAEDIILKDIVPRYNIKSSQIIRDLFYYLVSNAATTLNYSSLAKKLSVDPKMIKEYIGYFEDNFLIHTISAYHDKLTSQIKSAKKLYLSDNGFLNLGVNRTKNLGTALENLVFNELYKKDEKVTYRKDNQEVDFYAQKRLYQVAYDISDEKTKKRELNAFGEFKKEDDRCILITYDANETILGVEILSIDRFLLEDDKGLNIE
- a CDS encoding AAA family ATPase, giving the protein MSETLIGQIDKILFEEDGFFIAVLKSGEKISGTYFESSVSHLKDSAITLKGYWDEHKKYGKTFKFEHIKVNQNELFFFLNKIIKGLTKKLTAELIEHFGNEGLVEILDNDIERLLEFSGIKEKKLKKIQTSWKKFRSMRKIGEFLAPYDVTPALLTTIATAMRDVEEPCEKIKNNPYILTSINSIGFKRADELSLRMGVKKDDENRISSAMDYLLLNYCEGHGNSCVAKEILFGELDTLLLFSDKNYLYEAILVERVSEGSIVLMKNNRLSPARLYDAEKFLYDEFKRRAKQDNGGFVKDLDEFLKESQLQLGEQQKEAVQKINDGASLLFLVGYAGTGKSTTSRTILNLLNTKYDKKEIITCALSGIASQRIADTTGYESATIQSLLVKFEDRDDFPYSVVLIDEASMINSSLFARLIKKVSKNAILIVVGDDAQLPPIGAGNILSDVLTLSLAPIVKLTKIYRQSEDKAITVIANDVRTGMVPEYKKEYEDFEFIDISLQNYYVLKNQLSQKELQEFREENSAQIVAEIAHKVVESIEKARYRLNNKQIKEYLNYFQVITPMKGGTLGSNNLNIVLQEYFNPNPKKCVKKGGVEFRLMDKVVHTKNENMTSWSGEGYKNGEDSALRRIYNGMSGLIFKIEEDDEQVAVFYPNEDIVVVYEYEELRSHLMLSYALTIHKVQGMEYDIVVIPMSFSHYIMHNTKLIYTAITRAKHRCIVIGESMAFESACKKLEVTARDTVLLEL